The proteins below are encoded in one region of Pontibacter deserti:
- a CDS encoding acyltransferase family protein, whose amino-acid sequence MENIDFQLRFKIRLLSLIAMLLVVYVHAYTFELDGYNGALTAEKNFNIFIQDFISQGLARVATPIFFILSGFLFFAGYKLQGTVVLHKYKSRVKSLLIPFICWSSFGIGLYYALQLIPFTAPFFSNRIIQNLTPEELLYTLVVDPIPYQLWFLRDLIVLALLSSALWLLIKYFKEGILLLMLVLWLAEADIILCTTEALLFFSVGCYITIKPKLVKKLTSAYNYLPPLLGWLGLLIFKTELIYLGIGPEILLMLLHKLAIVAGIIAVWVTINTIAEKTGSLSRKWVFNSVSPFFIFAFHEPLLTMLKRGLLHLLHSNQGFTSFLVYLFAPVIAILVSIVLARFLRQYLPALFYILTGNRDKAADIFNPALKHQPTPVIRKQILSS is encoded by the coding sequence ATGGAAAACATTGACTTCCAGTTACGCTTTAAAATAAGGTTACTATCACTGATCGCCATGTTATTGGTAGTTTATGTACATGCCTATACGTTCGAGTTAGACGGTTATAATGGTGCCTTAACTGCAGAAAAAAATTTCAATATCTTTATCCAGGATTTTATCTCTCAGGGGTTAGCCCGGGTAGCCACTCCCATCTTCTTTATACTTTCTGGTTTCCTGTTTTTTGCAGGTTATAAATTACAAGGGACGGTAGTGCTGCATAAGTATAAAAGCCGTGTTAAATCGTTGCTTATTCCTTTCATATGCTGGTCTTCATTTGGTATCGGGTTATATTATGCTTTACAGCTAATACCATTTACAGCACCCTTCTTTTCAAACCGGATTATCCAGAACCTAACACCAGAAGAGCTACTTTATACGTTAGTGGTTGATCCTATCCCTTACCAGTTGTGGTTCCTGCGAGATCTTATCGTTCTTGCACTGCTTTCCTCTGCCCTTTGGCTGCTTATAAAATATTTTAAGGAAGGCATTTTGTTGCTGATGCTGGTGCTCTGGCTTGCTGAAGCAGACATTATACTTTGCACAACAGAGGCATTGTTATTTTTCTCGGTTGGCTGCTACATTACAATAAAACCAAAGCTGGTAAAAAAGCTTACATCAGCTTATAACTACCTCCCACCGCTGCTTGGCTGGCTTGGTTTGCTCATCTTTAAAACAGAACTTATATACCTCGGTATAGGCCCTGAAATACTGCTTATGCTACTACATAAGCTGGCTATAGTGGCAGGTATAATAGCCGTGTGGGTAACCATAAATACCATAGCTGAGAAAACAGGCAGCCTTAGCCGGAAGTGGGTTTTTAATTCAGTATCTCCTTTCTTTATATTTGCTTTCCACGAGCCTCTTCTCACCATGCTTAAAAGAGGTTTACTGCACCTGCTGCACTCGAATCAGGGTTTTACTTCTTTTTTAGTTTACCTGTTTGCACCGGTTATAGCCATTCTGGTAAGTATAGTTTTGGCTAGGTTCCTGAGACAATATCTGCCTGCTCTTTTCTATATCCTGACAGGTAACAGGGACAAAGCTGCAGATATTTTCAACCCAGCTCTAAAGCACCAGCCCACGCCTGTTATCAGGAAACAAATACTGTCTTCCTGA
- a CDS encoding PhoH family protein → MPKANPLPENNKPVKAKTASREKTSSVRVPKTAIKALTDTERKVFVLDTSVILYDHSAIQNFQEHDVAIPITVLEELDNFKKGNDIKNFEAREFIRFIDKLSAEHKLQEWLPLNGKTKGNFRVIMNESTNLDAVKVFGDKNDHRILNSALQIQQEQPDRKVVLVTKDINLRLKARALNLISEDYETGKIQDVAGLYTGNDTLEDIPANLINDLYEKGVSEVEKVMPTPPADNHFFVLKSFKNSILSFYNSREKLLERVDKQSAFGIKPRNAEQTFALHALLNPNIKLVSIQGVAGTGKTLLALASALEQRRDYKQIYLARPIVPLSNKDIGYLPGDIKSKLNPYMEPLWDNLKYIQNQFPENSKEYQKIRDMVDLEKLVITPLAYIRGRSLSNIIFIVDEAQNLTPHEVKTIISRAGENTKIIFTGDIYQIDTPYLDSQSNGLSYLIDRAKNHPLYAHVTLMKGERSELANLANELL, encoded by the coding sequence ATGCCAAAAGCAAACCCATTACCCGAGAATAATAAACCTGTCAAAGCCAAAACCGCATCCAGAGAAAAAACAAGCAGTGTACGTGTACCAAAAACAGCTATAAAAGCACTAACTGATACAGAACGCAAGGTTTTTGTGCTGGATACCTCTGTTATACTTTACGACCATAGTGCTATCCAGAATTTTCAGGAGCACGACGTGGCTATACCTATCACAGTGCTGGAAGAACTTGATAACTTCAAGAAAGGCAATGACATTAAAAACTTCGAAGCCCGTGAATTTATCAGGTTCATAGATAAACTATCTGCGGAGCACAAATTGCAGGAATGGCTGCCACTAAACGGAAAAACCAAGGGCAACTTCCGGGTGATCATGAACGAAAGCACCAACCTGGATGCTGTTAAAGTGTTTGGTGATAAAAATGACCATCGTATACTTAACTCAGCACTTCAGATACAGCAGGAACAACCCGACCGCAAAGTAGTACTGGTTACAAAAGACATTAACCTACGCCTCAAGGCCCGTGCGCTTAACCTAATATCAGAGGATTATGAAACCGGCAAAATACAGGATGTAGCAGGTTTGTATACTGGTAACGATACACTAGAAGACATACCGGCCAACCTGATAAATGATTTATATGAAAAAGGGGTAAGTGAAGTAGAAAAGGTAATGCCAACACCACCTGCCGATAACCACTTTTTTGTACTCAAAAGCTTCAAAAATTCTATACTTTCCTTTTATAACTCCCGAGAGAAACTGCTGGAGCGGGTAGACAAGCAATCGGCATTTGGTATAAAGCCTCGTAATGCAGAGCAAACCTTTGCTCTGCATGCCCTGCTGAACCCGAACATAAAACTGGTGTCGATACAAGGTGTGGCAGGCACAGGTAAAACCCTGTTGGCTTTGGCAAGCGCACTGGAGCAGCGCCGCGACTATAAACAGATCTACCTGGCCCGCCCTATCGTGCCGCTCAGCAACAAAGACATTGGTTACCTGCCCGGAGACATTAAATCCAAGCTTAACCCGTATATGGAGCCGCTATGGGATAACCTGAAGTATATACAGAACCAGTTCCCGGAGAACAGCAAAGAGTACCAGAAGATACGGGATATGGTGGACCTGGAGAAACTGGTGATTACACCTTTGGCTTACATCCGTGGCCGCAGCTTATCGAATATTATTTTTATAGTTGATGAAGCCCAGAACCTGACCCCGCACGAGGTTAAAACCATTATTTCGCGGGCTGGCGAAAACACTAAGATCATCTTTACCGGAGACATTTACCAGATCGACACACCATACCTCGACTCTCAAAGTAATGGTTTATCTTATTTAATAGATCGTGCTAAAAATCACCCGCTTTATGCGCACGTTACCCTCATGAAAGGCGAACGCTCCGAACTAGCAAACCTGGCAAACGAACTACTATAG
- a CDS encoding DEAD/DEAH box helicase, which translates to MSFSTLGLSQALLKAIKEQGYTAAYPIQEQAIPAVLKGSDVLGIAQTGSGKTAAFALPILDLLQKKAASRNRFVKALVLVPTRELAVQVEETFYNLSIHLPQKVKTMAVYGGVSINPQMMKLSGTDVLVATPGRLLDLIDHNAVKLSEVEILVLDEADKMLNLGFKEEMDRIFALLPAKRQNLLFSATLGGDVKTIVDTQLHNPLTIEVEAEASVPELIDQVAYQVSTEKKGPLLRYLINQENMQQVLVFASSIRTADNIVGKLKKNGIEAAALHGDKSQGARTEALKQFKAGKIRVLVATDLASRGIDIKFLPYVINYELPRSPKDYVHRIGRTGRAEASGKAVSLITPEDAHHFKIIQKKMGKQVTILPTDEIDLQGV; encoded by the coding sequence ATGTCATTTTCAACTCTCGGTCTGTCTCAGGCACTTCTTAAAGCTATTAAAGAGCAAGGTTATACTGCTGCTTACCCTATACAGGAGCAGGCGATACCTGCTGTACTAAAGGGGAGCGACGTGCTCGGCATTGCGCAGACAGGATCTGGTAAAACGGCTGCGTTTGCTTTGCCAATACTGGATCTGCTGCAAAAGAAAGCCGCCTCCCGAAATCGTTTTGTAAAAGCGCTGGTGCTGGTACCAACCCGCGAACTGGCTGTGCAGGTAGAGGAGACCTTCTATAACCTGAGTATCCATCTGCCTCAGAAGGTGAAGACAATGGCTGTTTACGGTGGCGTGTCTATAAACCCGCAGATGATGAAACTGAGCGGTACGGATGTACTGGTGGCAACGCCTGGCCGCTTACTGGACCTGATAGACCACAATGCAGTAAAGTTATCGGAAGTAGAGATTTTAGTACTGGACGAAGCTGACAAAATGCTGAACTTGGGCTTTAAAGAGGAGATGGATCGAATCTTTGCTTTATTGCCTGCCAAACGCCAGAACCTTTTGTTTTCGGCTACATTGGGTGGCGACGTAAAAACTATAGTTGATACCCAATTGCACAACCCTTTAACTATAGAGGTAGAGGCTGAAGCCTCGGTACCTGAACTGATTGACCAGGTAGCCTACCAGGTATCAACGGAAAAGAAAGGTCCATTACTGCGCTACCTGATAAACCAGGAAAACATGCAGCAGGTACTGGTATTTGCCTCATCCATCCGTACGGCAGATAATATAGTTGGCAAATTGAAGAAAAATGGGATAGAAGCAGCTGCCCTGCATGGCGATAAAAGCCAGGGAGCACGCACCGAAGCACTAAAGCAGTTTAAAGCCGGTAAGATTCGCGTGCTGGTGGCTACCGACCTTGCTTCCCGCGGTATTGATATTAAGTTCTTGCCTTATGTAATAAACTATGAGTTGCCACGCTCTCCTAAAGATTACGTGCACCGCATTGGCCGCACCGGCAGGGCAGAAGCTTCGGGTAAAGCCGTTTCGTTGATCACTCCCGAAGATGCGCATCACTTCAAGATCATACAGAAGAAAATGGGCAAACAGGTAACTATACTTCCAACCGATGAGATTGATCTGCAAGGAGTATGA
- a CDS encoding S46 family peptidase, translating to MISKRIFAFIAAAWLSIGISSARPDEGMWLPMLLKQLNESDMQKKGLKLSAEDIYSVNQSSLKDAIVSFGGFCTGEMISSEGLLLTNHHCGYGQVQQHSSVENDYLTNGFWAMNKSQELPNPGLTATFIVRMEDVTKQILAGADVAKTEADREAIIQKNIAKVRQASTAGTHYDAVIKPYFYGNEYYMYITETFKDVRLVGAPPSSIGKFGGDTDNWMWPRHTGDFSLFRIYAGPNNEPAEYSPNNKPYKPKHHLPISLSGVKENDFTLVFGFPGRTNEYLTSHAIEEIYKVSNPAKIKIRDTKLNILDKDMKASDAVRIQYAAKHASIANAWKKWIGENRGLRKANTIEKKKELERQFNTWVNADPARKQQYGDLMTEFEKNYKALDGITISRDYIMEAANGIELIRYATGYAKLQQLIDTKASQAEINAEVEKLEKSAAGFFKDYNAPTDKKVFAALMGLYYNDLDKKLLPEAVRTAGTKYKGDFAKMADDIYSKSNLTSEAGAKKLLADVKAGKTSGLKNDPAFALANAIDSHYKTQVLPTYTSVNDNLNLLYRTYMTGLRAMQQDKKFYPDANSTLRVAYGKVEPYEPLDGVQYNYYTTLEGIMEKAAMTDVPDYVIPAKLRELYEKKDYGPYGVNGELPVAFIASNHTTGGNSGSPVINANGQLIGTNFDRNWEGTMSDIAYNPDQVRNIAVDARYMLFIVDKFAGAGHLVKEMTLVTDNTSGLPQVDARKATPEKELSKKEKRKAEKAAKKAKKKEAVEVN from the coding sequence ATGATCAGCAAACGCATTTTTGCTTTTATAGCAGCTGCCTGGTTAAGTATAGGTATAAGCTCCGCACGCCCCGACGAAGGTATGTGGTTACCTATGCTACTAAAGCAGCTAAACGAGTCTGACATGCAGAAAAAGGGCCTTAAGCTCTCTGCCGAAGACATTTATAGTGTAAACCAGTCCAGCCTGAAAGATGCTATCGTATCGTTTGGCGGATTCTGTACCGGCGAAATGATCTCTTCTGAGGGTCTTTTGCTTACGAACCACCACTGCGGTTACGGCCAGGTGCAACAACATAGTTCTGTAGAAAATGACTACCTGACCAACGGTTTCTGGGCGATGAACAAGTCTCAGGAATTACCAAACCCGGGCCTTACTGCCACATTTATTGTGCGCATGGAAGACGTGACCAAACAGATCTTGGCTGGCGCTGATGTTGCTAAAACCGAAGCAGACCGCGAAGCCATCATACAGAAGAACATTGCTAAAGTTCGTCAGGCTTCTACAGCCGGCACGCATTACGATGCTGTAATAAAGCCATACTTTTATGGCAATGAGTACTACATGTACATCACCGAAACTTTCAAGGATGTGCGTTTAGTGGGTGCGCCGCCATCATCAATCGGTAAATTTGGTGGCGACACGGATAACTGGATGTGGCCACGCCATACCGGTGACTTTTCACTGTTCCGTATTTATGCAGGACCAAACAACGAACCTGCTGAGTACTCTCCTAACAACAAACCATACAAGCCAAAGCACCACCTGCCTATCTCGCTGAGCGGTGTGAAAGAAAATGACTTTACGCTGGTTTTTGGATTCCCGGGCCGTACCAACGAGTACCTGACCTCGCATGCTATCGAAGAGATATACAAGGTTTCTAACCCTGCTAAGATCAAGATTCGCGATACAAAGCTCAACATCCTGGACAAGGACATGAAAGCTTCGGATGCGGTTCGTATTCAGTATGCAGCTAAGCATGCAAGTATAGCCAATGCATGGAAGAAGTGGATAGGTGAGAACCGTGGCTTGCGCAAAGCCAATACAATAGAAAAGAAAAAAGAGCTGGAGCGCCAGTTTAATACCTGGGTAAACGCTGACCCTGCTCGCAAGCAACAGTATGGCGACCTGATGACCGAGTTTGAAAAGAACTATAAAGCATTGGATGGCATTACGATATCCCGCGATTACATTATGGAAGCTGCCAACGGTATTGAGCTTATTCGTTATGCTACAGGCTACGCAAAACTACAGCAACTGATTGATACCAAAGCATCTCAGGCCGAGATAAACGCTGAGGTTGAAAAACTGGAGAAATCAGCTGCCGGCTTCTTTAAAGACTACAACGCCCCTACTGATAAAAAGGTATTTGCTGCGCTGATGGGCTTATACTATAACGACCTTGACAAAAAGCTGCTGCCTGAAGCAGTAAGAACTGCAGGTACAAAGTATAAAGGCGACTTCGCTAAAATGGCTGATGATATTTACAGCAAATCAAACCTGACCTCGGAAGCCGGTGCTAAAAAACTACTGGCTGATGTTAAAGCTGGTAAAACTTCAGGCCTTAAAAACGATCCGGCTTTTGCACTTGCCAACGCTATTGACAGCCACTATAAAACACAGGTATTGCCAACTTATACTTCGGTAAACGACAACCTGAACCTGCTGTACAGAACTTATATGACTGGCCTGCGTGCCATGCAACAGGACAAGAAGTTTTACCCGGATGCTAACTCAACGCTACGCGTAGCTTACGGTAAAGTGGAGCCTTATGAGCCACTGGATGGCGTGCAGTATAACTACTATACTACTCTGGAAGGCATTATGGAGAAAGCTGCCATGACAGATGTACCTGATTATGTGATACCTGCCAAACTGCGTGAACTATACGAGAAGAAAGACTACGGTCCGTACGGCGTGAATGGTGAATTACCAGTTGCCTTCATTGCTTCTAATCACACAACAGGTGGTAACTCTGGTTCTCCGGTTATAAATGCTAATGGCCAGCTGATCGGTACCAACTTCGACCGTAACTGGGAAGGCACCATGAGCGACATCGCTTACAACCCTGACCAGGTACGTAACATTGCTGTGGATGCCCGTTACATGCTGTTTATAGTTGATAAATTTGCCGGTGCCGGTCACCTGGTAAAAGAGATGACACTGGTAACAGACAACACATCAGGTCTGCCACAGGTTGATGCCCGCAAAGCAACTCCAGAAAAAGAGCTTTCTAAAAAAGAGAAACGCAAAGCAGAAAAAGCCGCTAAAAAAGCTAAAAAGAAAGAAGCTGTTGAAGTTAACTAA
- a CDS encoding cupin domain-containing protein encodes MKITLPYTIKNKAGEKLTFTGITVKDGIEYLEAENEVQPGAGPPMHVHYRQDESLTVVSGRMGYQEPGGEAKYAGPGESALFKAGTPHRFWNAGTDVLFCKGYITPPDNVVYFLSEMYKSIDQNGSRPGMYDVAFLLHRYRSEFDMLGIPGFVRKVLFPVVLFFGNLTGKHRKFADAPPPLYH; translated from the coding sequence ATGAAAATTACTTTACCTTACACTATTAAAAACAAAGCCGGTGAGAAACTGACTTTTACAGGAATTACTGTTAAAGATGGCATTGAATACCTGGAAGCTGAAAATGAAGTACAACCTGGAGCAGGTCCGCCCATGCATGTGCATTACAGGCAGGATGAAAGCTTAACTGTTGTTTCCGGTAGAATGGGTTACCAAGAACCTGGTGGTGAGGCAAAGTATGCCGGGCCTGGAGAATCAGCGCTTTTTAAAGCAGGAACACCCCACAGGTTCTGGAATGCAGGCACCGATGTATTATTCTGTAAGGGCTATATCACGCCACCCGATAACGTCGTCTATTTTCTATCAGAGATGTACAAATCGATAGATCAGAATGGTAGCAGGCCCGGCATGTACGACGTCGCTTTTTTACTTCACAGGTATAGATCTGAATTCGACATGCTAGGTATTCCAGGGTTTGTTCGAAAGGTTTTATTTCCGGTTGTTTTGTTCTTTGGCAACCTAACCGGCAAACACAGAAAATTTGCTGATGCTCCTCCACCGCTTTACCATTAA
- a CDS encoding SRPBCC family protein, protein MKLLLRMSVVLVMLAAGLFWFSTTLPGEIKIRQSIKINATPEQIFPYLNNPTDWKNWSAWNKNYDPTVIYMYGGPHRGVGARQSWIGDKTGNWQMVLTQSVAPDSLGYVLTEQGKSVRTIGSFILEEQENGTLVTWQQTTPLEDNPLALYKGVWQKNKTEEELQQGLQNLQTLLATTLNTNASNQ, encoded by the coding sequence ATGAAGCTGTTGCTAAGAATGTCTGTGGTACTGGTAATGCTGGCGGCCGGTTTATTTTGGTTTTCCACCACGTTACCCGGCGAAATAAAGATCAGGCAAAGTATAAAGATCAATGCTACACCAGAGCAGATTTTTCCTTACCTGAACAACCCTACTGACTGGAAAAACTGGAGCGCCTGGAATAAAAACTACGATCCAACGGTTATTTATATGTATGGCGGACCACACCGCGGAGTAGGAGCAAGGCAGAGCTGGATAGGAGACAAAACAGGTAACTGGCAGATGGTTTTAACACAAAGTGTTGCTCCCGATAGCTTAGGTTATGTATTAACCGAGCAAGGCAAATCTGTTAGAACTATAGGTAGCTTTATACTGGAAGAGCAGGAGAACGGAACACTAGTAACATGGCAGCAAACCACTCCGCTGGAAGATAACCCCCTGGCGCTTTATAAAGGTGTATGGCAGAAAAATAAAACCGAAGAAGAATTGCAGCAAGGATTACAAAACCTGCAAACATTGCTTGCAACCACACTGAATACAAACGCATCTAACCAATAA
- a CDS encoding DUF5686 and carboxypeptidase-like regulatory domain-containing protein: protein MFLLGFHLQAQQVITGKVTDAATGEALPFVSVFIKKAGTGAPTNDEGKYSIKINQPADSITVSFIGYKTKSKAITRGVARQVIDFELELNSIGLQEIVVRPGENPAFRVMRQVMAHKEQNDKRQLQAYQYEAYSIMQLSVENMPGKKKAASLPILSDSSATSRKGKKVYPFFMSETLSDFYYNRDPERTKEIVKATKVAGVGLQDSDIFAELLGVSYKNHNFYQNWVTILSKSFISPIADGWKVYYNYDLEDSLYIGNTWCYKIKVAPKRPQDLAFKGYIWISEGDFALRKIDVAVSKSANINYVEGINLTQELEKTKAGAWLPSRTEMTMHVAKLNKALPNILARINVSNKNISVTEPHDAAFFDKPTAYVSKAKAPEFWVQNRHDSLSTSDLQVYAQIDSLNNTPEIKRYTELMTILVGGYKKAGKVSIGPIPYAYAYNNIEGHRIQLGAKTNINFSDKWEFSGFAAYGTRDEKVKYNTQVRYILNREKWSELGISYEEDLQQVGLTADKTDATKLFMASARFGKLDKPVFIKEASAYFQSDLFRGVTQRITFSNRTYLPQYDFAYYTGEAGEVAKSFTTSSVSYALQIARKEVFVENGNDRISLSKGKWPVISLRYTLGLDDVMGSTLNYQRLDGGIRQRLRTGSLGTAIYEVKAGKVFSPVPYPLLEVHLGNETPFYSKSAYSLMQSFEFASDTYAALSYEQHFEGLFLNSLPLVRKLKWRLFAAGDILYGTISQQNLDLIPATNTDGTPYQTFKSLSKEPYVELGYGVDNIFKFLRIHFIHRVTHLDTADVKNFGVKASVHFKL from the coding sequence TTGTTTTTACTTGGCTTTCATTTGCAGGCCCAGCAGGTTATTACAGGTAAAGTAACAGATGCTGCTACTGGTGAAGCATTGCCTTTTGTGAGCGTATTTATAAAGAAAGCCGGCACAGGTGCACCTACCAACGACGAAGGAAAGTATAGCATTAAGATCAACCAGCCCGCCGATTCCATAACTGTTTCTTTTATCGGATATAAAACCAAAAGCAAAGCGATAACCCGTGGTGTTGCCAGGCAGGTAATCGATTTTGAACTGGAACTCAACTCTATCGGTCTGCAGGAGATTGTTGTAAGGCCGGGCGAGAATCCTGCCTTCCGGGTGATGCGGCAGGTGATGGCACATAAAGAGCAGAACGATAAACGCCAGTTGCAGGCTTACCAGTACGAGGCTTATAGTATTATGCAGCTAAGCGTGGAGAATATGCCGGGGAAAAAGAAAGCTGCCAGTCTGCCTATACTTTCTGATAGCTCCGCAACCAGCCGCAAAGGCAAAAAAGTATACCCGTTCTTTATGTCAGAAACGTTATCTGACTTTTATTATAACCGAGACCCTGAACGTACAAAAGAGATCGTTAAAGCCACTAAAGTAGCAGGTGTTGGCCTGCAGGATAGCGACATTTTTGCTGAATTACTTGGGGTATCTTACAAGAACCATAACTTTTACCAGAACTGGGTAACCATACTGAGCAAGAGCTTTATAAGCCCTATTGCCGATGGCTGGAAAGTATACTATAACTATGACCTGGAAGACAGTTTATATATAGGCAATACCTGGTGCTACAAAATTAAAGTCGCACCTAAGCGCCCGCAGGATCTGGCATTTAAAGGGTATATATGGATATCTGAAGGTGATTTTGCTTTGCGTAAAATTGATGTGGCGGTAAGTAAGTCTGCGAACATTAATTATGTGGAAGGTATAAACCTGACGCAGGAGCTGGAGAAGACAAAGGCAGGAGCATGGCTGCCATCCCGCACCGAAATGACCATGCACGTAGCCAAACTCAACAAAGCGTTACCGAATATACTGGCCCGTATCAATGTATCTAACAAAAATATTAGCGTTACTGAACCACACGATGCTGCATTTTTTGATAAGCCTACAGCCTATGTAAGTAAAGCCAAGGCGCCTGAATTTTGGGTGCAGAACCGCCACGATAGCCTGAGTACTTCTGACTTGCAGGTGTATGCGCAGATAGATTCATTAAACAACACACCTGAAATTAAACGCTACACCGAACTGATGACCATACTGGTAGGTGGCTATAAAAAAGCAGGAAAGGTAAGTATAGGCCCCATTCCTTATGCTTATGCTTATAACAATATAGAAGGGCACCGCATACAACTGGGAGCAAAGACAAATATCAATTTCAGTGATAAATGGGAGTTCAGTGGGTTTGCTGCCTATGGCACCCGCGACGAAAAGGTTAAGTATAATACACAGGTAAGGTATATCCTGAACCGTGAGAAATGGTCTGAACTAGGTATTTCTTATGAAGAAGACCTGCAGCAGGTAGGTTTAACCGCCGATAAAACAGATGCTACCAAATTATTCATGGCCTCTGCCCGGTTCGGAAAACTTGATAAACCTGTATTTATAAAAGAAGCCAGTGCTTATTTTCAGTCTGATCTGTTCAGGGGAGTTACACAGCGCATTACGTTCAGCAACCGCACTTACCTGCCACAATACGATTTTGCATACTACACTGGCGAAGCAGGAGAAGTGGCTAAAAGCTTTACTACATCATCCGTGAGCTATGCGTTGCAGATAGCCCGAAAAGAAGTGTTTGTAGAGAACGGTAACGACCGTATTAGTCTAAGCAAAGGGAAATGGCCTGTTATATCGTTACGCTATACCTTAGGGTTGGATGATGTGATGGGTTCTACATTAAATTACCAGCGATTGGATGGCGGTATCAGGCAACGGTTACGCACCGGTAGCTTAGGTACTGCTATTTATGAAGTAAAGGCCGGTAAAGTATTCTCGCCGGTGCCATATCCGCTCCTGGAAGTACACCTGGGCAACGAAACTCCTTTCTACTCTAAATCGGCTTATAGTTTAATGCAGTCATTTGAGTTTGCCAGCGATACTTATGCGGCTTTGTCGTATGAGCAGCATTTCGAAGGGTTGTTTCTGAACAGCCTGCCTTTGGTGCGTAAACTGAAGTGGCGTTTATTTGCAGCCGGTGATATATTATATGGTACCATAAGCCAGCAGAACCTGGACCTGATACCTGCCACGAATACGGATGGCACCCCATACCAGACTTTTAAATCGCTCTCCAAAGAACCTTATGTAGAACTGGGGTATGGTGTAGACAATATCTTTAAATTTCTAAGAATACATTTTATACACCGAGTAACGCACCTGGATACCGCGGATGTAAAGAACTTCGGCGTTAAAGCATCAGTGCATTTCAAACTATAG
- a CDS encoding DinB family protein has protein sequence MALTITRPQASEYPAYYHVYIDQLPEQGEVLDILEEQAKDLRQLLHNLDDTRAEEAYAEGKWSIKELFQHMLDSERIFAYRALCIARGEQASLPGFDENGYAENSNADNRKLTDMLEEYELVRKSNLYLFRSFTNEMLDNVGIANSKEITLRGIIHVIAAHERHHMNILKSRYLNA, from the coding sequence ATGGCATTAACCATCACAAGACCACAAGCATCTGAATACCCTGCTTATTACCATGTTTATATAGATCAGCTTCCGGAGCAGGGAGAGGTGCTGGATATACTGGAAGAACAGGCAAAGGACCTGCGCCAGCTGTTGCATAATTTAGATGACACCCGTGCAGAGGAGGCTTATGCCGAAGGAAAGTGGAGTATAAAAGAGCTGTTTCAGCACATGCTGGATTCTGAACGTATTTTTGCTTACCGTGCCTTATGTATTGCCCGCGGAGAACAAGCGTCGTTGCCTGGCTTTGATGAAAATGGCTATGCAGAGAACTCTAATGCAGATAATCGTAAGTTAACCGATATGCTGGAAGAGTATGAGTTGGTACGGAAGTCTAATTTATACCTGTTCCGTAGTTTTACCAATGAAATGCTGGATAATGTAGGTATAGCTAACAGCAAAGAAATTACGCTCCGGGGTATTATACACGTAATTGCAGCCCACGAACGGCACCACATGAATATCCTGAAGTCGCGCTACCTGAATGCATAA
- a CDS encoding YkvA family protein, giving the protein MLQDLIQKGLRLSQHAIFRRFISKAGGFLGKPAKLAMLLTSAYDKLIDTKSTESGFTQVKEIMQTFIRLVKAYINGSYRAVSNRSLLVGVGVLLYLVTPLDVIPDFIPVLGLLDDISLMAWFVDAFQKEISNFRAWEQNRNVEPTMGVL; this is encoded by the coding sequence ATGTTACAGGATTTAATACAAAAAGGATTGCGCTTGTCGCAACATGCTATATTCAGGAGATTTATAAGTAAAGCAGGTGGCTTTTTAGGGAAACCAGCAAAACTGGCCATGCTGCTTACCTCCGCCTACGACAAACTAATTGACACCAAAAGTACCGAAAGCGGATTTACACAGGTAAAAGAGATCATGCAGACTTTCATCAGGTTGGTAAAGGCATATATTAATGGCAGCTACCGTGCAGTGTCTAACAGATCCTTACTTGTTGGTGTCGGTGTACTTCTATACCTGGTTACACCGTTAGATGTGATACCAGACTTTATACCCGTATTAGGCTTGCTCGATGATATCAGCCTTATGGCTTGGTTTGTAGATGCCTTCCAGAAAGAAATTTCCAATTTCAGAGCCTGGGAACAAAACCGAAACGTTGAACCAACAATGGGAGTACTTTAG